From the Mya arenaria isolate MELC-2E11 chromosome 17, ASM2691426v1 genome, the window GATCCACGACCATATAACGTGTCCCAGTTCCTGCCAGAGCAATGCTCGCCTCGGCACTATGTGACTCACACCAGATGGATGCAGCCTCTGGTTCTAGAGCAAACTTAAGTTTCGAAGTGTCTATCCCGGCCTGttaggaaaaaaataaacaaaaatatccgTACACACTGtatactaaaatataaatatgcattggtatttattaaatgtaaactaaACATTTTATCTGGATAAACAACATATCCCTAAGTTTGTCATAGAAAACGAACCTCGGTCGCCGCTTCCCTCATGAATTGCTTTGCATTGTCATCCCAAATCGCCGGAACAGTTATAACAAATGTAACGTTCTCCATTGATACCTCGCCACGCTGTTTTTTGATATGTTCAAGTGCCGATTTTTTCAGATACTCTAAGGCCATAGTAAATATCGGGAAGGCTTCCATGTAGTCCCCTCTGGTATCTgcgattgttgttgttgatcttGATACTGTctgattcaaataaaacaatgtctAAGATAGTTTaacctttaaacattttaactacATACAAAGTACATTCGACCTGATATTAGTGATGTCATTGCTTGAAACTCCataacaaaaacacttaaattgATTTAGGGGTTATTCTCTGCCgtggatatatttttttgtatatacttACGAATACAAGTTTTAATATAAGAGAGGTTCCGGAACACAATGTATAAGTAGAATTGTATGTGAAGCTTCACGTATAAGTTAACGTTGAAGTTTAGCTTAAAAGTAAGTCGAagtcattttttctttaaacatgtaCTTGTAGATTCGCGGTTATCacataaataaatttctttCCACGGTTAAACGTGTATTTTTGCTTTATATTTACCGCTTGTTTGTGCAAGACCATCTTGAATCTTCTAAATAGACGCCAGTCGTTTCTGTCTTCGTCGTCTATAACCTGAACGTATTTGTTTTCTGCGTCGTATCCAAAGGAATGAAACATGTCGTTGTGAAGAAGTACGCATGTTGGTGATTTTGACGACATGAGCTGTCCTGATCCAGAATTCCATACGTTTGATACGATCGTTAATGGATCGGAACTTGCGGAGAAAGCATATCCGCTATATGTTGTTCCGAGATCCAAAGCAACCACCAGCCTCACCACCATCAtgcatattttttcttcatgtaTGCGTatctgaaaacattttgttaatgtaATGTTGCAAACCCGAAACTATTTATAGCAAGTTTAATTATTACCAGCTATTATAATAAGTAATAAGTGTAAGTGTaagttcaaaattaaaaacagttcTTCTCTATGTAGACAAATTTCTATGAAATCGTGCATCTGTTGATTTCTCAATTTTCTCTgttcatataatgtttttttaacctgttaaattgaaatgttcGCATTCTTGCTTCAAAGAAGATGtccatgtacattgtatgaaaGATGTTTGAATATGCTATTTGCAAGTATCTGAGTAATCGGGAAAAAAATGAAGAGGACAATAACTTAAATCTGAATTGtcgaaatatttttgaacaagtaATCCTGGATTCATTTACAGAAGCTTttccattaaacattatttatttcgatgtagcattttcaattaattcaGTTCGGCTTAATTTTTGCactttcaaaattaacaaagaccaaataGGATGTgcaattgaaagaaaacatgtaaattttgCTAAATAATTAGTGAAGACAGAAATGAAAGAATGCCTTGAAGTTTATGCTATGTCTCGCTTCTGTAAGTTATATACGCAGCTCATGCTGGTGTTATGGTAGATGTGgttcaaaataaatactatcTGATAGTTGTATGGTGTATACACTGGTATGTAAAAACGAGGTCCTTTTCTGTAATCAATGAATTAGAAGTAAGGAAAGAGGGAAAAAAGGACAATGGAATGAGAGCGAGATTCCG encodes:
- the LOC128223462 gene encoding heat shock 70 kDa protein 12B-like, with protein sequence MMVVRLVVALDLGTTYSGYAFSASSDPLTIVSNVWNSGSGQLMSSKSPTCVLLHNDMFHSFGYDAENKYVQVIDDEDRNDWRLFRRFKMVLHKQATVSRSTTTIADTRGDYMEAFPIFTMALEYLKKSALEHIKKQRGEVSMENVTFVITVPAIWDDNAKQFMREAATEAGIDTSKLKFALEPEAASIWCESHSAEASIALAGTGTRYMVVDLGGGTADISVHERNEDGTLRKYTELVVVIGVERMLMPSSLNCYKTCLVEKYCMHGREITKMIIWNS